A region of the Tachyglossus aculeatus isolate mTacAcu1 chromosome 9, mTacAcu1.pri, whole genome shotgun sequence genome:
CAGTTAGATTAGGATGAGCATTCAGCAGGGCTTTATATACTTCATCAAATTTACCtgtaaaagaagaaaaatggtgctgagaaataaatactatcaaaagAAAGCCATTCTTATCCTTTATTAGAAACATCAACTcaatgtttagactgtgagcccactgttgggtagggactgtctctatatgttgccaatttgtacttcccaagcgcttagtacagtgctctgcacatagtaagcactcaataaatacaattgatgatgatgtaacttAAATGTAAACAACAACTGTGATACAGTCATAACAAATATCCCACAAAGGAAAATAAACTGCTAACTCTTTCAGACAATTAAAGCACAAACAAAAAGGTTACGAGCTGTAGTTTAATTCTTTTTTCCAAAGACGAAGGCCTCAGTGGGAGGAAATGATTATAATGGGTTCTATCTAAATAAACGTGAACTCTGTTTCAGTCAATTAAATCTGAGTATTTTAGCACCACAGCGGAGAATATATTCTCACCCCAAGAAAAGGGGATGTTCTAAAGACACCAGTTtgccccctcataataataataataataataataatggcatttattaagtgcttactaggcgcaaagcactgttctaggcactggggagtttacacggtgatcaggttgtcccatgtagggctcacagtcttactacccattttacagatgaggtaattgaggcacacagaagttaagtgacttgcccgaagtcacacagctgacaagtggcggagccaggatttgaaccgatgacctctgactccaaagcccgggctctttccattgagccatgctgctgctacctcacctcactactctctgctccaacccagcctgcacacttagttcctctaatgctaaccttctcactctagatccatctcatctatctccccgccgACTTCtctcccgcatcctgcctctggtctggaatgccctccctcctcataatttctctcccccatttcaaagccttattgaaggcacatcttctccaagaaggcttccctgactacgccctcctgtcctcccactcccttctgtgtcatcctgactcgctcccttcatccctcctcccagcccccagcacatacgtatatatctgtatttatttatattcatattgtttccccccccagactgtgagctcattgtggtcagggaatttgtctgtttgtagttgtcttgtattctcccaagcacttagtacactgctttcacacagtaagtgctcaataaatacaattgaatgaatgagtgaacaccaAATTCCCCATTTGCCATGGAGTTGAAATGAGCAGTTCCTGAGAGAAGACACTCCTGAGGAGCTCAGCAGGCCCTGAATCAGAAGAATTGCATACTTCTTTTTTTGGATGTTTTCACTAATTTACGATTAAGTCGGTGATCACCCCAATCAAAACCTGTGGTgaggaggaggtagagcaaaggggagaAGGTACCCATAAATTGTAAAGATCCCATCCAAAAGCACTTACCTTCCTTAGGCAGAATGGCGGCTACTGGAGAATTGTCAACCAGGATATAGTGGTCTTGGTCCACATACTGGTCGAGTTCTATGATCCGCTTCGCAGAACACTCTGTCATCCCATGATCACTTGTGATTATGAGGTTCACCTTGTCCCATAACTTGGCTTTCTTAATTTTTGCCATCAGATATCCCAGTTTGTCATCGATATCGGAGATGACTGCTTCCATGAGTGTGTTGTCAGGGCCTAAATGATGGCCCATTTCATCAGGATCCTCCCAGTACAGGAGACCCAAATTTATTGGCTCCTTTAAAGTAAACCACTCTATAATTTTGGTAACTCTGTTTTCAAATGAAACAGACTCGTTGTAAGGCATATAATGAGTTGGGAAAGTTTTATGTATTTTCACGTCTGTCCCGGGCCACATTGCTGCGCCACTTCTATGTCCTTCCCTTTGGTTTGTGATCCAAATCGGAGTTGCTTCTTCCCAAAACTTAGATTCGGAGATGTTCATGTGATCCAAGGAGAAGGTTTGGTTCAGGAGAGGATCATACATTTCATTAGCAACTATGCCATGACTCTCAGCATACAGACCAGTCACTAAAGTATAATGATTCGGATAGGTTTTTGTAATGAAAACATTAGTAACGTGTTTAACGTGAACACCGTGTTCCATGAAATAATGAAAATTGGGTGTTGGGGCTTTATATATGTAATCCCAGCGGAATCCATCAAACGAAACCAGGAGAATCATCTGCTGATCTCCCTGGAGAGGAACTGCACTTGAAAAAATAAACACCCAGAATGTAAAaagcatccaacagaaattcaAGGCCATTTTCAGCTGTTTGAGTCAGGCAGACAAGACtgcaggaaaaaacaaaaacaacacaaaacaaaaagTTCCAGTTAATCTTTTCACTtacttctagactggaaactctttgtggacagaaaaCGTATCTACcagctattgtactgtactctaagtgcttatttcagtgctctgcacactgtaagcactcagtagataccatttattgattcaaaTACTCTCTATAACCTCTTCTTACAAAAATGAGACCTCTAAGTTCAGGTCTTGCCTATATAAAAACCCATCTTTAGATTAGAAGGCTATGGCTCTCACAATTAATCATGCTCTTTTCTTTATATGTATGTTTTCCTGAgcccctaggacagtgcttggcactcaataaatgctcttgatgataacaataatgacgtgAAAGTAGTGATGATGAAATCTATATGGGTTAAGATTTCTCACCATATTGAAAtaagagaaaataaataaataaataaagagaaaagagaatagtGAGGCATTAGATACTCTATAAATATACAGGTAGCTATTATGCATTCAAAGCTGACACCACTGGTGGTGAGATTTTAATCAGATATGGATAAACAGCTTCGTTGACAAAACAGCTACAGCATCTTTATGTGGAGAACTTCAACCCATCCTATGGTT
Encoded here:
- the ENPP5 gene encoding ectonucleotide pyrophosphatase/phosphodiesterase family member 5, which gives rise to MALNFCWMLFTFWVFIFSSAVPLQGDQQMILLVSFDGFRWDYIYKAPTPNFHYFMEHGVHVKHVTNVFITKTYPNHYTLVTGLYAESHGIVANEMYDPLLNQTFSLDHMNISESKFWEEATPIWITNQREGHRSGAAMWPGTDVKIHKTFPTHYMPYNESVSFENRVTKIIEWFTLKEPINLGLLYWEDPDEMGHHLGPDNTLMEAVISDIDDKLGYLMAKIKKAKLWDKVNLIITSDHGMTECSAKRIIELDQYVDQDHYILVDNSPVAAILPKEGKFDEVYKALLNAHPNLTVYRKEDIPERLHYKHNHKIQPILAVADKGWAILQNKSDTFLLGNHGYDNSFMEMHPIFLAHGPAFKKHYFKETMNSTDLYPLLCHLLGITPMPNNGSFNSVRDMLETVIPRVPLTTAHPNASVKPRIYEQEESYAYFIGVVLGSIIVIVFLLVFIKHLTRSQIPTIQDLHAEIAQPLLQA